The DNA sequence GCACTCAGTATCCCATTATAGTTATCCATTTTTGGGTGGATTAAGCTAATTAGTATGTATATGTTATAACATTAATTTTAGATTGTTTTGAAACGTTATATTTCTAAAATAAATAAGCCCCCTTAACCTATGAAGATTAAGGGGCTAAGGCCGTCCTACTATTACAATTGCTTTCCATTTAGTCTACTTTTATTTAATAATGGTTCCATTCTGTGATCGGTGAAACGAAGAGAATTAATATTACTATCTTTCCAACACATCAGCTATCCGCTTACTAGCAAAACCATCACCGTATGGATTACTTGCGTGACTCATTTTTTCATACTCTTTTTTATCTTCGAGTAACATCTTAAAAGATTGGTAAATGACACCTCCATCAGTGCCAACCAACTTTAGCGTCCCAGCCGCTATACCTTCAGGGCGCTCTGTCGTGTCACGCATAACTAAAACCGGCTTACCTAGGCTTGGCGCTTCTTCTTGAATTCCACCGCTATCTGTCAGTATTAAATGTGACCTTGAAAGAAAGTTATGAAAATCCAGTACTTCTAGAGGCTCAATAATTCTAATTCTATCACATTCCCCTAAAATTTCATTTGCAGCTTCTCTTACTACCGGATTCATATGAATTGGATATATGGCCTTAATATCTGGTTGCTCATCAACTATTCTCTTGATTGCTCTAAACATATTTTTCATTGGCTCACCTAGATTTTCTCTTCTGTGTGCCGTTATCATAATAAGTCTGCTATCGCCTACCCAATCTAACTGTGCATGAGAATAACCTTCTTTAACCGTAGTGTTTAATGCATCAATAGCTGTATTACCAGTTACATAAATGGTAGAAGCATCTTTTCCTTCTTTTATTAAGTTTTCTTTTGACATATCTGTAGGTGCAAAGTTGTACTTAGCTACTATCCCAACAGCCTGTCTGTTAAACTCTTCAGGATATGGAGAATAAATATTATACGTTCTAAGTCCAGCCTCAACATGCCCAACAGGTATTTGTAAATAGAAGCATGCTAATGCTGTTACAAATGTTGTAGAAGTATCACCATGAACTAACACTACATCAGGTCGTACTTCTTCCAAAACTGATTTCATTTTTTCAAGTATCTTGACTGTTACATCAAATAAAGTCTGTTTTTCTTTCATAATTGAAAGGTTATAGTCTGGTACAACATTAAACGCATCTAAAACTTGATCTAACATTTCTCTATGCTGTCCTGTTACACAAACAACGGTATCTAATTTCTCTCGTGTTTTAAGCTCTTTAACTAAGGGACACATTTTAATTGCTTCTGGTCGCGTTCCGAAGACTACCATTACTTTTCTACTCATTTTATCTATCTCCTATACTTATTATTTAATAAGATTTCTCAAAAAAATAATAAAAGATAAAAAAGGAAAATATCATATCTTATTATGAAATTGAGCGGATATATCAATTGAGAGATTTTAATACCCTCAAATAATCTTTTGCCAATTTCTCTCTATCATAATTTTCCTTTAAATAATTAAATCCACTTTCACCAAAATCCCTCAATGCCTCTTCAAAATTACCGTCATTGTACAAATTAACAATTTCGTTAGAAAGGTATTTTATACAAGCTTCTTTTGAGTCCTTTGTAATTGTTATACCAGCATTTGCCTTTCTTATTATGTTACTAGTTTCTCCTTCAGGTCCCAAAAAAAGTATAGATTTCTTTCTAGCCATAATATGGAATATTTTTGATGGAATGGTATTTTGGAAAAACTCATTATTTCTTAAAGAAACCAGACATAAGTCAACCTTTTGATAGTATCGCTCCAATTTTTCAACATCCATACTGCCCAAGAGTGTAACATTCATTAACTGCTTTTCCTGTAAGAATTTTCTTAGTTTTTGCTTTTCAGCACCATCACCAATTATCAAAAATTCAACATCAAGGCTACCTATATTTAACGAGGTTAAAACATCAATTATATTTTGTAGATCTTGGGAAATTCCAAGAGTACCAAAATACCCAATAACAACTGTATTTTTTTCTTTTTTTTCAATAGATATATCTACAGAATTACTTATGACCATTCCATTTGGAATAACTTCTATTTTATTATCCACAATGCCAGCGCTTATAAGCTCTTTTTTGAACCCCTCGGTTACAGTTATTACTTTTTTGGCCTTTTTACAAAGAAACAGTTCCAAAAATTTAATAATTTTGTATCCAATTTTATTTCTACTTCCACCAGTAGCCAAAATTTGCTTATAGGTAATATCCCTTAACTCAATTACATACGGCTTTTTAGTCATAATAGAATACAAGTACCCTATAATTGGAGTAAAAATAGGGCCTGATGTAACTAATATAACATCAAACCCCTTACCTATTTTTTTGCTATTAAAAACTAAATTAAAGATTGTATAGAAAGGAAAACTCAAATAAGAAATAAGCCGGTTAATTATATTAGTATTAGGTCTTATACTAACTTTATTTCTGATTACATTTATATTATTTATTTTTTCACTTTCAATTAAACTAACCTTATAACCATCAAAGATTTTCCCTGTGGGAAAATTTGGGTATGAGGTTAAAACTACAACCTCTTCCTTAGCTTCAACCCAAACCTTTGCATTATCATACGCTCTAAAAGCTGCTGCTACCCTTTCCGGAGAAAAGAACTGAGTGATATAAAGTATTTTCATAATTCATCCTTTTACCATTGAATTTTCATTCACAAAATAATTATATAGTTGTTCACCATGCTTTATTCTAATAAGTTCACTATCAACTATTTCATAATCTAATAAACTTTCATCAGAAAGTATTACTTTCGTAACAAATATGTTGTTTTTATCAATGTTTTTACTAACATTAACCTTTTTAGCTTGCTTTTTTATACTAAACAATTCGGATATATTTACATTCTCTGTGATAAGTGGATAATTTGTTTCAAGCTCTACATTTGAGTTGTCAAAAATAATTGAATTTTGTTTACGTTTCTTGAAGTTTTCACCGCTATAGTAATTTAAAGATACACTATGTCGTTCATTTATTTTCCCATAAAGATTATCAATTATTAAAAAACCGTGTTTTTTAAAGTAGATTACAGTTCTATTGTGTATAATCTTATCCTTATCTAATACTTTTGTATAACCATCATGCTCAGCACTTATTATGGTAAACGTTTCATTGTCAGAGTATGTTAACATTTTAGATTTAGCTCTTTTAGCCACCCTAAATGCTTTCCATACTTGTGAACTAGATTTTTCATCAATAGTAACAGTATTATGAGCAGCTGTTGACCTATAATAATCTCTTTCACTAGAAATTTGATAAGTGTATGTCCCGGAATCTTCTAGAAATTTTTTATTACCAATAGTCAAAATAACATTTAATGAATCCGCATGTGCATGCGCTAAATTATAATCAGGTCCACAATCTCCACAATCGAATAAAAGGTATAAATCTCCTTCCTTTATGCGATCTTTTATAATGTAGTATCCACTATCTTTTAAGATTACATTTGTTTCATTAAAACCAAGATAAGGCTTTAGTCCGTTAAATACTTTTAACCCCTGTTCTCCAAATAGCTTGTAATTATAAATACTTATAGTGCTTCCACTATACTTTATATATTTTGGATCATTGAACAATATGGCTGCACTCTCTAATAAATCATTTGCCTTTATCGGGTAATCCAGTGTTGAATCATTTAATAACGGAATTTCCCCATTTGGCATAATAATATTGTATAGACTCACAAACATTCCATTAAGTTTACCTTTAATTTCATTTGCCTCGTCAATATATTCATTCCTTAGTAACACAAGATAGACTGTTACGTAATGTTCAAGTACCTCAACATGATAAGATGTTGTTCTTTCGTAATGAAAATCATCCCTCATTACTTGTTCTTCGTATTCAGTTCTTAAAATAAATAGTCCCTTTGAAACAGCCTCTTTATCCTCTAAAAATACCCCGCCTATTACCAAACCTTTCCCATCCATAATTAAATGGTTTGCCCTTAGGTAATATTCAGGATTTTCTTTTAAATACTGTAATTTAGTATGGAGCGATCTTAAATATTTCTCATTTATTTCAAAGTCCGTATATTTACTTATAAAATCAAAGTATAGTATCCAGTTAATAAGCCTTTTCGAAACAACGTAAGGATCCCATAAATTTGGATCATACACATCTATATTTTGAGTGATCCAGTCATCAATAAGTGAAAGACCCTTCTCTAGATACATTACATCTTTTTTAGTAGTATATGCAGTTATGAGATCCTGTAAATAGTCAAAATAATTCAGATTGAAATTCCATAACCTGTAGTTGAAAGGATTAGATTTCCAGTCTACATTATTTACAAATTGATGTTCATAAATATTTAAAAAGCAAAATTTATTTTTAACAATATTATTTGCTTTTAATATGTCATTCTCATTAGAGCAGATATTATAATCTGAGTGGTAACTTTTAAATTGAATAGTATAAGTTTTTTTATTTATTTGTTTTATTCTTTTTCGTATTCTTTTAAAAACCTCATATTTTATTCGGTTATAAAAATGGGCAAAATTCATATGCTTTAAAGTATTATACATATATCGTATTTTTTTCATAATTACCTCTAAAGACTTTCAATTAAGTTTTTGTGATCTTGTAATCCAATTACAAGGCTTTCATCAACACCTGTATTGTTAAAGGCACGTAAATATTCTTCAGGAGTAATCTGACTAATTACCTTAACTGCTTCTTCAATGTCGAAGAAATCTATTTCCCAACCAGCACCAAGTGCAGCTACTCTTTTAGCTACACCAGTTCCTTTATGAGCTATCATAGGTTTTCTATAATACAAAGATTCATAGAGCCGATTAGGCAAAGCCCATTTAACATTATCACTATTACTGCCTACATTTCCTACCAAGGTGGCGTGATGGAACAAACAAATACCAAATACCGTTTTCGCGTCCTCCTCAGCTTTCGTAATGTTAGAAATTTGTGCGCCTTCTTGAATGATTGCATTGATTATCTGACGTATGATGACATTTTAGATGTTCTCGGTGTGAACGTAAGAAGAGCGCGCTGCGATATCGAGTGAGTTACGCGCACATTTAGCGCTTGAAGGCAATGACTCTGTTGCTGCTGCAGAAGAGGATAATGAAGATAACGAAGGATAAAATTGTTTGAGCCGATCCGTTGTGTAACGGATCGGTTTTTTGTGCTTCAGTACGTTGATTTGTATGGTAATTCTTGAGTGAGTTTCCACAATTTAGACGAGTTTCTTCTATTATATTGTTTTCTCATCAAAGCGCTTTCATTTTTTGTGTGATTCCTCGATTGATAGGTGTGAATTGGTTATGATTGTTACGCATGATTCTAGTTGAGTTTGGCATGATTTTGTCCGAGTTTCACATGATTTTTCAAATGACTGGTAATTGTCATTCTCTCTTTCCATGCCCCGTAAGGGGGATCCTTAATTCGATCTCCTTACGTCTAAAAAAACTTTTTTTTATATGTTTTGATGTCCTTGCATGATTTTCACTAAGATAACTCCTTTTTACTGATAAATATCCTTTCATGGTATGATTATTTCTTACGAATCAATGCTCATATACGACATTAACAAAGGAGTTTTACAATGAGAACTACATATATTTCTATTCTAGCTATCATTTTACTATCATCTGTTCTACTAGGATGTAGTCAATCAAGTGCCGGTCAAGGGGATAAACGTCCTGATGATGTACGGGAGGAATTATGGTATCAGATGAGTGATTATATCATCGCAGTAAACCACTACTTTGAATTTGCCATCCCTCATTCTAGAGAAGGAAATTTTATTTTTAACAGTGAGGATGAAGATGCAATAACTATTTTTTTCAATGTTGATTATCCTCGTTTTCAAATGGATTTTAATTAGGCAGAATTAGAACTCATTCAACAGGTCACTGATTTAAGTAAAGACATACTAGATACCCTCGCCGTCTTTGAAGCAGTGCCTATCGAAATGGAAGAAGAATTTAATGAGCAATATAATGACATTGCTGCCACATTCGGGATTACACGTGAAATTGAGGATGAAGTATTGGAAAGAATGTATGAACAATATATAGATTAAATTGTGTATTGGGTGCTCTACTTAACTCATTCGAATTTCCAAAATAATGCACGCTTTTTATTGTTAAACGAGCAATCTATCATTGCTTCGTAGGAATAGACCTGTTACAAATCCTAATACGGCTAGCTATTTTGGTGAGTTTTATGTGGATGTTCATACCGGGGTGATCATAAATGAATGGGGCGAGACGGCGGATTGGTAGGTTGGTTCGGTGAGTTGCGCGATTTCGCTTGAGTTTCGTGCGATTTTGTCCGAGTTCGAAGCGATTTTGTCGGAGTTTCGTGCGATTTTGTCCGAGTTCCAAGCGATTTCGCTCGAGTTACAAGCGATTTGCCAATTAAATGGTAATCGACAATCTAAGAGGGCTTCTTAGAGGGGCTTTCTAAGATTTTCGGCACTTTTGTTTTATCGCAGATAAGTAGGAGACTCAACACGTTGATTGAGTCTCCCACTTTTTTATTTAACTACTTCATTCAATTCATTCATTAGTTGGCGCCACTCAGGATTGCGCGCGTCATAAAGTTCTTCTGTAGGAATATCGATATAATTTTCCATAATGTTTTTCCATTCCACTAATATTCTTTTTATTTCTTTAATTTGTTCCATTTCACTATCGTTTAATGGATACTGAGTAGCCGTTGACTCTTGATAAGGCTCAAGCAAATCATAGAAGTCATCAAATACATCCCTCTTTGCGCTCCAATCATGATCTTCTCTTGCTGCCGCAGCCAAAGACATACCAATGTTATTCAAGTCGATAAACATATTTCTAAAGTCGAATGCATTCCTATATAGGATAAGAGCGTTCATTCCTGATAATTCATTCGTTTCTATTGTCTCGTCAAGCCTACCATTCAGATCGTTCATATCATGGTAAACAAGATTGATTAATAAATCTAAATTCTGAGCTAACATTTCGTTCGGATATGTTACAAACCCTTTGAATTCTGGGTTCTCTATGATTTCTTCGATTGAAACTTCAGCTTCTACTTTTTCTAGGCTATTATTTTGGGATTGTAATATTCCTATCCAAATACCTGCTCCTAAAACTAAAACTGTGATAATTGCTAACAATATATTTTTCATCTTAGCCTCCTACCCTAGTACATAACTCCTTTTTTTACATAGTTTACCATATTGATGATTGCTTATGGTTGGTGTGGGTGATTCTTACTGGGGTTTTGTGTGATTTACCTATGGTTTAGGGTGTTTTGATTTCTTATGAGTTTTGTATGATTTGGCTTGAGTTTCGTGTGATTTTGTTCGAGTTCCACGCTATTTTGTCCAAGTTCCAAGCGATTCCGCCCGAGTTTCGCGCTATTTGCCAATTAAATGGTAATAAACAATCTAAGGGGGGGCTTCTTAGAGGGCGGGGTGATTCATACTGAGTATTGCATGATTTCGCTCGTAAACATGATTTACCAAATGAATGGTAAATAGCTATTTAGGGGTGCTACTTAGAGGGGATTGCAAACAATATGAGACTCAATAGGTAAAAATCAACCTATTGAGTCTCGTATGGAAAGTCGTAAAAGTCTTCTTCGAGTTCGGTGGTGGTGCCGGTTACTGGATCGATCGCGATAAAGATGTGGTTGTCGTCAGTGATGACTTCATAGTAGTAGTGATAGTCGATGACAAACCATGATGAGCTGCTATCGACAGGGACATTTTCATAGTCATGGGCGACAATTTCGGCGTTTTCCCCATGGATGTCATAAATGATGTCCTTCGCTCCCTCATACGTGTATGCTGGCAATGATGCGATGAATAGGATTGGTAAAAGGATGAGTCCGGCAATGTTTGCAACGATGAGACTTCTTTTTTTACCGAATTTCCTAATAAGAAGAATGAGGGTGACTTGGACGATGGTAAAGATTATGAACGTCCATCCTTTTAAAAGGCCTATGTACATGACAACGTTCACGAGGTTGATCACGAGTAATTGTATGAATAGTATCGCTAAAAATAAAAGTGCTATGTTTTTATTAGACATATTAAACTCCTCTCATTTGCTACATATTATACGTGAGATTAGCTACGAATGCTAATGCGGCTAACAGGGACGGACCTCGTTAGCTTTTTTACGTCATGCAGTTGTGTTGCGCATTGAATTAAATTATTACAACGGAGATTTACTAATTCCAAAACTTACATAATAGTATTTTTAACGCAAATATATATGTTTTCAACTTAAATTGTGCATCATATTACCACAATTGAAAAGCTAGGAGGGATTGAGATGTTTCCTGATTATAAGAATAGGCTGTTATCGCTAATATGGATGGGTGTGGGGAGCGCGTTATTAACAACTATTTTTAGTTCTGTCATCATTGGTTATATCGTGAACATGAATAAGCAGATAAAGCAGTTGCGTACATAAAGGCTTGATTGAATCTGCGCATACGAAGGGTGGATTCAGAGGAAATCATTTCTATTTGCTTCACCCTTTCTTTATTCCAAATGTTACATCATGTTGTATGTATGTTTGGTTGCATGATTTATTTAGTGGTCAGACATCCTAGTAATGGAGGTGTTGTAAGTGAAGGAAAGATGGATTTTAAGAGGACTTTTTGTTTTTGGACTTATTCTTATACCTATTGTGTATCGAAAGCAGCCGATTAAAGATTGGATTTTAGTTTTTCTTATTAAATGCTTTTATTCCTGGTTTATTGATTCTTTTGTTGTAGCGTCTAAACAAATATCTTACCCGGTGCGGATATTACCTCATATTTTTAAAATTCATGTGCTTTTTGATGTGTTTTTGTTTCCGCTTGCTTGTGTGATGTATAACCAATTAACTTATAGAAATAATACTTTTCTTGACATTGTTATAAAGGTATTTCTCTTCAGTGTTCCAATTACTTTAATAGAGGTGTGGGCTGAGAGAAAAACAAAATTAATTAAATTCCGAAAAAATTGGAGTGCTTGGATATCATTTGCTACGCTTACCCTTTCGTTCTGGCTAGTAAGAGCAACAATGGGAGCAATTAGAATGTGGAATGATCGTAATGTACACAATTCTGTTGAGGAAGTTTGATTTTGAATATTTGTAGTTTGCGTTTTAAATTTTAAACAAACGTTTATTTAGACTTGAGTGTTCTTTCTAAATAAACGTTTGTTTAGTTTTAGACAGAATATTAGTTCCCTTTATTAAAATTATTTTATATTTTTTGCAAAAGAGTGAAAAATATATAAACGAAAGGGGG is a window from the Evansella cellulosilytica DSM 2522 genome containing:
- a CDS encoding glycosyltransferase family 4 protein is translated as MKILYITQFFSPERVAAAFRAYDNAKVWVEAKEEVVVLTSYPNFPTGKIFDGYKVSLIESEKINNINVIRNKVSIRPNTNIINRLISYLSFPFYTIFNLVFNSKKIGKGFDVILVTSGPIFTPIIGYLYSIMTKKPYVIELRDITYKQILATGGSRNKIGYKIIKFLELFLCKKAKKVITVTEGFKKELISAGIVDNKIEVIPNGMVISNSVDISIEKKEKNTVVIGYFGTLGISQDLQNIIDVLTSLNIGSLDVEFLIIGDGAEKQKLRKFLQEKQLMNVTLLGSMDVEKLERYYQKVDLCLVSLRNNEFFQNTIPSKIFHIMARKKSILFLGPEGETSNIIRKANAGITITKDSKEACIKYLSNEIVNLYNDGNFEEALRDFGESGFNYLKENYDREKLAKDYLRVLKSLN
- a CDS encoding alginate lyase family protein produces the protein MKKIRYMYNTLKHMNFAHFYNRIKYEVFKRIRKRIKQINKKTYTIQFKSYHSDYNICSNENDILKANNIVKNKFCFLNIYEHQFVNNVDWKSNPFNYRLWNFNLNYFDYLQDLITAYTTKKDVMYLEKGLSLIDDWITQNIDVYDPNLWDPYVVSKRLINWILYFDFISKYTDFEINEKYLRSLHTKLQYLKENPEYYLRANHLIMDGKGLVIGGVFLEDKEAVSKGLFILRTEYEEQVMRDDFHYERTTSYHVEVLEHYVTVYLVLLRNEYIDEANEIKGKLNGMFVSLYNIIMPNGEIPLLNDSTLDYPIKANDLLESAAILFNDPKYIKYSGSTISIYNYKLFGEQGLKVFNGLKPYLGFNETNVILKDSGYYIIKDRIKEGDLYLLFDCGDCGPDYNLAHAHADSLNVILTIGNKKFLEDSGTYTYQISSERDYYRSTAAHNTVTIDEKSSSQVWKAFRVAKRAKSKMLTYSDNETFTIISAEHDGYTKVLDKDKIIHNRTVIYFKKHGFLIIDNLYGKINERHSVSLNYYSGENFKKRKQNSIIFDNSNVELETNYPLITENVNISELFSIKKQAKKVNVSKNIDKNNIFVTKVILSDESLLDYEIVDSELIRIKHGEQLYNYFVNENSMVKG
- the wecB gene encoding non-hydrolyzing UDP-N-acetylglucosamine 2-epimerase, which produces MSRKVMVVFGTRPEAIKMCPLVKELKTREKLDTVVCVTGQHREMLDQVLDAFNVVPDYNLSIMKEKQTLFDVTVKILEKMKSVLEEVRPDVVLVHGDTSTTFVTALACFYLQIPVGHVEAGLRTYNIYSPYPEEFNRQAVGIVAKYNFAPTDMSKENLIKEGKDASTIYVTGNTAIDALNTTVKEGYSHAQLDWVGDSRLIMITAHRRENLGEPMKNMFRAIKRIVDEQPDIKAIYPIHMNPVVREAANEILGECDRIRIIEPLEVLDFHNFLSRSHLILTDSGGIQEEAPSLGKPVLVMRDTTERPEGIAAGTLKLVGTDGGVIYQSFKMLLEDKKEYEKMSHASNPYGDGFASKRIADVLER
- a CDS encoding CBO0543 family protein, coding for MKERWILRGLFVFGLILIPIVYRKQPIKDWILVFLIKCFYSWFIDSFVVASKQISYPVRILPHIFKIHVLFDVFLFPLACVMYNQLTYRNNTFLDIVIKVFLFSVPITLIEVWAERKTKLIKFRKNWSAWISFATLTLSFWLVRATMGAIRMWNDRNVHNSVEEV